gttgctacgggcaaatgattgaaaataaatTAAGAAGGCACCTATACGTTAGATACTTGACAAAACTTCACTTCTCTTTTTGGCAATAAAAACAATATCCAACGATTAGGAACATGCTACCACCTATTCATTTTCTCCCTCCTTTCCCATAATGGTTACTCCTCCTCCATCATGCCCAAGCCTAATTTCCATCCTCCATCCCCGCAACCCTAGGAACATGCTACCACCTATTCATTTTTCCCTCCTTTCCCAAACAGTTACTCCTCCTTCATCGTGCCCTACCCAAGCCTAATTTCCTTCCTCCATCCCTGCAACCCGCGGCTATCACCTCCCCCCTCCCCTCGGCCTCCCACCACCGCCATGTCGGTTGCCGCCTCGGCCATCCTcaatgaacaactttgatgtcACCCCTCCCCCACCCGCAAGCCCATGCACCTTCACTAGTTAAGTTTCAGATTCGCTCCTGCTTGTACATGGCTCGGCCTCGCTGTGGTTGGCTCTCCTCATGTCATCCCCGTCTTCGGCCTCGTGCAAAGCAAAAAGTCAGTGGCACAGCAACAAAAATTCAGACACATTGAGATTTAGCAAAACCGATAAAATCAAAGAAGTGGGCGATACTTGATTCATACACATACTTCACAACGCAAATTTATCATACATCAATCATATGTCAACAACTCATTCAAACAATCAATGAACAATTATTTGATATCACAATGATATAACTCCCGCTTCACCTGAAGGTCCAAAAGTACAGTCTTCTCTACCGCTTTCTTTACAAAATCAATTATATTCAATGTTCCTAGAAAAAATGGAAGTGATTACACAAACCTATCAGTTACTCATGTTTGCATGCCTTGTCCTCTTTACCGCGAGAGTACTCCAGCAAACATCGAGCTTCACAATAACCCCAATTATCATCCTCATTGAGTTTATCATCTTCCTCGACAACAATTGTGTAGATCTTCAAGTGCCAGACTTTAAAAATGACAATGAACCTGAGCATTGATGGAAAGGTAACAATTTTACACGATCACACTCTAGCCTTGGGCCACCTTCCTTGGTGTCTCCCTCCTTTCTCCCAGCTTTGTCACCTCCCTCCATCCTTCCTTATCCTCCCTTCTTTCACCTCCCTGTGTTGCATGTCCACCACTCTTGCAGCTCTGCTGGCACAATCAGCAAAAGATATGTCTTGAACTTGATTCCAGCAAAAAAAATCTGTTGGGTTGAATAAAAAATTAAACATTATTTTTACCCTATATTTGAACAGGAAGAAAAGGAAGTAGATTTAATTCACACATATGAGTGGGGGTTGCAACTGCACACAGTACCTACGCAAATGCCTAATGTGAACAACTGTCATTGTTCAAACACACTTATCAGTTACTCTTTGTACCTTTGCATTTACTCCTCAATCACCCTGCAACAAGACATGACATCATCTTCATTCACCTCATGTTAATATTTAGGTTAGAAAACATGAAGAACTTGAGACTTGGGAGTTGATGGAATCCATTGTCTTGCTCTACAAACTTTATTATTTCACCATATTTTCTTCTACATGTGCTCTTTCAAGAAGGCACATGAAATAAGAGCCGCAACGGATGATGTAATGCCAGCTCTCGAAATAGTTTACCAAAATAGGTGTAATGCCAGCTCACGAAATTGTTTACCAAAATAATTCAAGTTCACTATCATAAATAAATACAGTGAATTTCTTCTCATTTTGAATCATCTACTTCACTTCATCAGCAACTTGCTTTGCAGCCCGATCTAAAGAAAAGAAGAACTGAGTTCTCCAGCACATGTGCAATCTCTGGGACCTAAAAGTttcaaatactccctccgtccggaaatactcaTCATCGAAATGAATataaaaggggatgtatctagatgtattttaattctagatacatccgtttttatccattttgataacaagtattttcggacggagggagtaatagatAACAAGGGCTTCTAAAAAAACCCAAATAAAAGGCACAAAAAATCATGAGAAATGGATTAGTAGCTAAAGGCCTCATCATCGCAAATTCATCATCCATATACGTACATCAAATTGTACAATACTTGATGGTTGTCAATGggaaaatagttcatcatttTTGGATAAGTATCGTGTCATTTGATTTGTACCTATTTCATAGGAGTTGATCATAAATGCCAAACTACCATCTGTTGTCATTTGTTGTGTTACTATTTCAGAGTTGATCATATAAACAGTTGTTGGACGCCTATTTTTTAAAGGATCCACTGTAATCATACAACAGATTATTGTTAGCTTGTGATTCACCAGATCAAAACCACAAGGTCAAGCTAAGTAAGCTCCTTGAAGGCCCAACATGAACAGGGGGTTCAGGATTGTGACACCTACTTTGTCCCTATGTAAGAAGTGAACCTATAAAATAGAGTTCACGAATTAACCTATGAAGATGAACAATCCTgaaatttgattatatgaacatTTATTTCTGAAACTCGATTGATGTCCATTGTGTTGCCTCCCTCTCTTCATATCTGACGCATGCTGATCAACTTCCAATCGGCATACATTACTTGCACGTATCAACCAAAAGAGCAACGCACTACAGAGAACATGATGTATCAGGATTTTGTAAAACAACAGCCATTAATGTGTAGCAACAATAGATCTCCCTAGAACTACCCTAACCTTGCGTATGCATGCATCCTGTTGATCTGTAATCACCTAGCTAAAATAAAAATCTAATCATTAGGGTCCAATCTAAAACCCAACAGGGAACATAGCAATTGCAAACAAAAGTCATTAGGACTTTAGGAGTCCATAGCTGTGAAATACAGGTTAGCGCAGCTACGTAGAGGAGTCGGGGCCTCTGCGTCGGCTCCCAGCTATAGCAGTATATGCGACTTACCTTGCCTGGCTATGTATGTTTGTACTTCCAGTTGCGCGTGACGAAGATACTCATGCCAAGTGCATggccatatggcccatatcttcttTTGACTTGACCTCAGCCTCCATCACGCCAGCAAGTGTAATGCTTCCATTTGCAGTTTTGTCGAATCTGAATAGGCACTCTAGCAGGCGCTGCCACTTTTGCAACAGACCCATGATCATCAAGTAAATCAAATACTTCCTCCTTGAATATCTGATGCGAACagcaacacaaacaaaatggtaatATGAAAAATATATATTCCAATTATTTAAGTAAAGATAACTGCTACCAGCTAGTGTACCTCGATGAAGGATACCCTAATTAAGAACTCTGTATGACGGTTCATCACATCAGATTTCCTGAATATCGTCTCCATGAGAGGTGCAATTATTCCTCCATGATTAGCTTCACCAGTATAATTGGTACCCGTCGTATATGTCTTTCCGGATCCAGTCTAAATATTGTACGAGAAAAAGCCAAGTTAGAAGTTAAACATCCAAGAACTAATATTACTCTTAACACTATAACTATTCGTTGTTACCTTGCTACTATCTATGTTCTAAGCTGAGATCTGGACATTAGGGATCCCATAACTAAACAAGCCATAATATGTTGTTtaaattattggaagcaaagtGGTAAAAGAAATGATGTGAAAAAGTTAACGGTGCAAACTCATATGATTAAGCCATTCCTAAAAAGAAAGTTGACAGATGTCATGATTATTTTCTCGAGAATACAGACACCTTTGGTTTCGTTTCTATGAAAGGGAGCCAGGGTAGCTCCCCTTTGATTGAAAAAAAAGAATACAGAGACCTGATTTCATGGACCACCCTCGGATGGCAACAAACCAGATAAATAGGCGAATGAATGAATCAACTTCGAGAACATATCATGTCGACCCAAATCTATCATGTTCCTACCCATCTGGCAGTTGAATTTGTAATCCTGGGAGCGCATGTTGCCAAGACCACCAGAGGCAACCAAAGAAAATCATACATGCGGCTCGCCCGGCATGACAGTGACGCAATCCGTGCAGCCGAGCAGTAGCTTCGGCGTGACCCTGTCGCTCAACGGCTGTGATGCCACATCCGAGCTCTCCATCGGATCCCTAAACAAGAATTCGCAGAACCTATAAAAAAAGGTGCAAGACCCAATGTATAAGCCAAGGAAACAAGAAATCTGGGCATTCCAAGCCGGAAATATGAGAAATCCGGACATTTGGGCGAAGTTTTGAATTCGCCTCACCTCAGCTCCAGCGCCGGTGAGCACCCACACCGCATGATTGGTAAGGCAAAAAAATTTGTTGCAAAATTTGACATAAATAAGAAAATGTCTACTCTTTCATTCACAACTTGCACTTTATTTGAAAATCAACATGGTATAAGAAAAAACATGGTAAAGACAAAAACATATAGTAAACTTCATCCGATGGTCTATCACTATCTTTCGACGTCAGGTTTCTCATAATTTGTTGAATCCTTAGCACAACCTATACGAAACTGATGGGGGCCTCATCAAATTGATCATGATTAGTCCAAGATGAACGCAATCAAACCGCGATGGTAGCTCCTTCCTTTTTCAGTAAACTAACGATTTATGGAACATCAGAATAGTTGATAAATTTTTAGACACTCCCAATCACGAGTCCTTAATTCTGTGTCATCGTGATGCTACCTCCAACGAATAATGTAGTACAAATTGATTCTTTAAAATATTATCAAACCCATGACATGCACTTGATACAGGACAGCACTCACTCGTTCTTAATAAAGTCCATGCCCCCTCTAATCGAGCCCGCGCAGAGCAACCTTGACATGCTGGACTGGAGGTCTCTATA
This genomic window from Aegilops tauschii subsp. strangulata cultivar AL8/78 chromosome 4, Aet v6.0, whole genome shotgun sequence contains:
- the LOC109770407 gene encoding kinesin-like protein KIN-4C isoform X3 → MESSDVASQPLSDRVTPKLLLGCTDCVTVMPGEPHTGSGKTYTTGTNYTGEANHGGIIAPLMETIFRKSDVMNRHTEFLIRVSFIEIFKEEVFDLLDDHGSVAKVAAPARVPIQIRQNCKWKHYTCWRDGG
- the LOC109770407 gene encoding kinesin-like protein KIN-4C isoform X1; the encoded protein is MSNFATNFFALPIMRCGCSPALELRFCEFLFRDPMESSDVASQPLSDRVTPKLLLGCTDCVTVMPGEPHTGSGKTYTTGTNYTGEANHGGIIAPLMETIFRKSDVMNRHTEFLIRVSFIEIFKEEVFDLLDDHGSVAKVAAPARVPIQIRQNCKWKHYTCWRDGG
- the LOC109770407 gene encoding kinesin-like protein KIN-4C isoform X2 is translated as MSRLLCAGSIRGGMDFIKNEDPMESSDVASQPLSDRVTPKLLLGCTDCVTVMPGEPHTGSGKTYTTGTNYTGEANHGGIIAPLMETIFRKSDVMNRHTEFLIRVSFIEIFKEEVFDLLDDHGSVAKVAAPARVPIQIRQNCKWKHYTCWRDGG